cagccAGGATTGGTATACGGTCTTAAATTGATAGATCCTAAAGGaatgataataataaaggtTCTATTTTGATCTATAGGAATAGACccagaaaatgaaaatacttAGCAAAACAGAGCATATTTGATGATCAACAATATTCCAACAAGCTTAGAAAAATTTAGCAGGAAACCATGTACGGTTTTCATCGGATCCATAGAAAATAAAACAGATTTGGttaattttaacattaattgGAACAGGAGAAAAAGctctttttgggtaagaaaTATACTCTTATAATTATACCATGATACAGTTTATTTATCCAGACAATCACATACGTTGTTGTTTGGGAAAATATAGATTCACAGGATGCAATACAATTTCAATGATTAAGATtgagattcaaaaaaaaaaaaaaaagaactcctAAGATTGCtaattaacttttttaaatCTCGTTCTCAATCATTAAGAGTTATTGCATATATGTAGTACCTTAACAAGAGAAATGTCTCTTTATACACATCCACTTATTCAcgtataaattaattatgatgatAAATTGGTGTGTGTGCAAGTGAGTGTGTGTGAAATAAACAGTCTTAACAAATATCAATTATTCTGGCAATATGCTTCTTGGTCTCCTCCTTAGGAACTGTAACAGTAAGCACTTCATTATATAAAGTTGCTGTCATCTTATTCGCCTTGGCATTCTCAGGCAGCCTGAAACGCCTAAAGAATTCGCAGCTGCTGTGCTCCTCACGGTACCACTGGTCGGCCCTCTCCTTTTTCTCTACCTTCCTTTTGCCGTTAATGCAGAGGTCCTTACCGTGCTCCACTTCCACcttcacttcatctttcttcATTCCAGGAAGATCTACTTTGTACACGTATGCGTCTGGGGTCTCCTTCCAATCTATCTTAGCGCTGACGAAGGACGTTGTTTCATTGAGGAAAGGAGTATGGGGCACAGCGATACTGGAATTGAAATGAAAGTCCTCGAATGGGTCCCAATAAAATGGATCAAATCGACCACCAAAGACGCTATTAGGAATGATCGACATATTTGTTATAGCTTAATGGGTAATGAGAAAAAACAAATGATATTGAACAAGGAgattaaaacactcaaaaaaatgTTACGAGGGAAAGCACTACACAAGCTAGCTAGCAATGTTGTTCAAGGGAAATGAGGATGCAGTATTTATAGAACAAAAAAGAATGGCGGGCGCATTagggaataaagaaaaaaatgtgtatCGGAGATATGCAATGGTATGTGGTGTATCAATGGCGTTTCTTTTTTGGTAGAAGTGTGTGCATGTCCATGTCCATGATGTTTTTAGTGAGAGACGAATCTTATCTTTAGAAATGGCATAATGAAACAAGAATGGGTGTGGAAGGAATATAatcaaatgtatataatatggTGTAAGAACTAAAGTAGCTTCCATTGCCAAATTATGTGGGCCTTGATGGATTGGCTCAGATTTTACGAATATTGAAGATTTTACTTTTGCTCAACGACTCCATTTGAGTGAAGACCTGGTACACACGGGCGGATTCACTTGGCTCAtggccccccaaaatttttcaaatttccacCAGAGtatgtaaaaaaattacatgcccccccccccccccccccccaccccaaaaaagtTAAGATCCGGCCCCCTATATCATTCTCAACAATTCTTCTAGAGTTCTAATCCAATACAACTTCAAATTAAGCAAAAAACTTGGCCCACATCCAGCCCCAATTCcctaatcaaacaaaattattcttttctaaACCATAAACACTTCTAGCCCAGCCCAAATCCAAAATCTAAAATACCTAATTAAACATAAACAAAAGGCATCTTTAGACTTCAATCCTCACcgtttgtaaaaaattaaagagagaacaATCTAATATACTTTCATGCCTTTGTCTTAGTTTTTTACCTTCTTACTTCACGCCTCCAATAGTGTCACGCTCACACCTCTGCCTCAGAAACAATCTCCCTGCCGGCTCACCGTGACACCACTGCCTCCACTAGCCTGCCAAACTAGCCTTCATTGCCTCAACCTCAACTTCAACTTAGGCCCTCACCTCAATTCCTTAAGGTATCTCATTCATTCATTCTCATCTCAATTCTTTACTTgactcctctctctttttctctacaACTGAACTAAATACTGATAGCAGaatagaaatatcaaatatgtgTATGTGATTTCCCTTTGCCAACAAAGCAACTTTTACTTATTTGACtttgtcttttgtctttttgtgtttattgttattgtattctttattatttgatcCATTAACTCTGAGATCAACCTTTTGGCTTTTGTGTTGTTTGTCCCTTGAGTGGGGGCCGGGTGGGGCTTGCATGCAGGGGCGGAGCCACTTGACTCcttgggggggccatggccacccaatatttttcaaatttccactatagtatgtaaaaaaattacatgggtCCCCCCAAAAGTTAAGATCCGGCCCCTCCATATTATTCTCA
The sequence above is drawn from the Quercus robur chromosome 7, dhQueRobu3.1, whole genome shotgun sequence genome and encodes:
- the LOC126692704 gene encoding 18.1 kDa class I heat shock protein-like, with product MSIIPNSVFGGRFDPFYWDPFEDFHFNSSIAVPHTPFLNETTSFVSAKIDWKETPDAYVYKVDLPGMKKDEVKVEVEHGKDLCINGKRKVEKKERADQWYREEHSSCEFFRRFRLPENAKANKMTATLYNEVLTVTVPKEETKKHIARIIDIC